The nucleotide sequence GGTAAGCGGGGGGCTGTTTGGGCCCGGTCTAAAATTAAAACGTTTTCTGCAAATCCTGACTTTACCCACGCTTGAAAAATTGACCGCCAAACCCGACCAATGCCACTGTGAAGCAGTTGAAAAAAGACCGCATCAACCGCAATCTTGGGTGTCGCTTTTGAGCTTGCTTGGGCAATCTCTGCCAATTCTGATTCAGTTCTAAAGTCCCATACCGGGTAAAATTCCTCAGTCATATCAACTACTGCAACAGGGATAACACCACAATTAGCGGCGAGATCCACAACCGTATCATCTGTAACCCAAGCAAAATAGTCCCTTAAAAATACTGGGAAAGCTGACTCAGATTGCAAACGGTGCCATTGGCTCAGGGCATTATGATAGCCGTAATACTTTTCCTTGAATGTAAGCTGCTCAGGCAGAACATAGGCGAAATGTTGGAAAACCAGGCCCATTGCTTCTGTGTCATCGTGATGAATTGGATTGATCCGGCTGACATCTTCACCTTGCCTATTCACTAATTGAGGTGGCTCATGTTTGGCCCAAGACATCCCTGGCTGATATCTCCAAGTTCGTAACCACTCTTGCTCAGGGTTTTGGGAATAGCAATAGCGAGAAGCAACCACAAGATCCGGGCCAACAAAATAATGACACCAGTAAAAAGCAGCCGTGATCTCTGGGTTATTCAGAAAAAAAGAGTGGGCTGTGGTGATTTGGCCTGTTGTCCAAAGCTCATCCGCATCTATCTGCCATAACAAACAGTCTGCTTGGATATAGCTTAAAGGAGCATTAACCATCTCCCGCTTGCCATCCCAAAACTGGCCGGGTGGGGGACGGTAGAGAGTAATTTGCTCAGGAAAACGAGCCGCGATGACATCCAAATACGCGGTCGTGCCATCAGTACTTAATCCATTGCGATGAAGACTCGGATCAATCCGTCCCCCTTGGGCTACACTCCAGGCCGTGTCATGCTTGAGTTCCGCAACTCCTTCTATAATGTGCCAATGCCAGGGTAGCTCAAGTTCCTGGAAGGCTTGCAGGTGGTACTCAATAAAGGGTTGGCCATTCAGAACAATGGTAAAAAAGTGGATCGGTAGCTCAGTTGGGACTCCCATTTTGCCTAAGCCCTGCCCCATGCTGGTCATGACTCAATATCTCCAGGCAATCCCAAAAACTTTTTGGCTTGAAACCACTTCTGCCGCAGGGCCCAAAATTTACTGGTTTTCATCGCTTCAATCGTAGCCTGTGCCGCTTGTAGTTTCGCGATTAATGTCTGGATCTCAACCTCTTCAGAGCCTCCCACTGTCAGTTGGGCCAAAGTTTCTGACCACTGGGACTCCTGTTGCCGCAGTTCAGTGATTTGCTTTTGGTAGGCCAGAATCCGGCGTTGCTGCCATTCGGGGGTTTGATAGGGAGAAAATTGATTTTGAATTCGATACACCTCTGGCAGAACTTTAGTCATCTGGGCGGATTGACCATCGATAGCATAGGACGCAACTGTAATTGGCATATAACCAATTTTGACATTGGGCTGTTGGGTTAAGCGTAAAAACCAATCATAATCAGCAGCAATTCTATACTGTTCTTCAAACCCTCCCATTGCCTCTAAAACGGATCGTCGAGCAAAGGTGGCCTGGTGCGGCAAAGCTCCGCAAATTAATTCATCTAAAATCTGCTCTGGGGGCGGCGGTCGGTGTAAGGATGGCTCACGATGGGGATAACGGACTTGTAAATTACCATAAACAACGTCAATATCAGGATGCTTGATTAAGAAATTTGTGACAGACTGAATCACCAATTCATTAACAAGATAATCATCGGCATTTAAAAAATAGACATAATCACCGGATGCCTTAGCAATTCCCTTGTTCATCGCATGGTAAAGCCCCCGATCCGGCTCACTCACAACAATGCCAATGCCTGACTGATAAGACTGAATGATGTCTAGGGTTTTATCTTGAGATGCACCATCAATAATTAAATATTCAATCTTGGCATCTTTTTGGTTTATAACACTTTGAATTGTTCTTTCAATAGTTTTCTCGGCATTATAGCAAACTGTGACAATCGAAATTTTAAGCATTGCATGGTCTTTTCAGAAACAATCCATTTAAGGGGAAAACGAACATCAAGAGAACTCTAGTTCATGAGGCAGCACTTGATATCTATCATCAGAGTTTTAACGCTCACGTTAATCATCATGCCAGAAGCGGCGGGGTGACTCACCATCCTTGACTAGTAATATATTATGTGGTTTTGATCATTTTGATATCCTGAGAAACATGACTTCCCGCTTGTCAATAATAAGGCCATCATTAGGAGTTAAGAGAGTTCTATGGCAGTCCGTTTTCATTTGATATGGGGGCGCAAAGCCTTTCACCTTTGGGAGATGCTTGATTGTTTCCCTAGGGCCGATTTATTTATTTGTGGGGAAAGTATTTTGTCTTAGGGGTGCGGTTGCGGGACTTTCAGGAAATTATTGACCACAGCCAAATAGGTTGCAGCATCTTCCAACATCGGAAAGTGGCCGGTTTTGGGGATGACGATTTGCTCGACGCGGGGGTTTAACTGGGCGGCGGCTTGGCCGAGGGGGGCGGGAATAATTTGATCAAATTCTCCTGAAATGAGCAATGTGGGGGTTTGGATTCCGGCAAAGGCTTGGGGAATTTGGATCGCAGCCCATTCGCTCACGGCAGAGTACATTAACCCAAGGGCGGCCGTTCCATTGGCCTGGAGGAAGTCTTCTAGAAACTCCTGTTGCCAGGCCTGGGGAATAGGGCGATCTAAAAACCGACTCATAAATAAACGGGCCACACCGGGAATTTGACTGAGCCAGCGGGGCCGAAACTGGACAACATAACCGCCAATCAGGTGAAAGAGGGCGAAGGGTAAGGGTTCATAGGTAAAAATACCGCTACAGGTGAGGATGGCCTGGTAAACCCGGTCGGGATATTGACTGAGGAAGAGGGCAGCAATGGAGGCTCCGGTGGAATGGGCATTCAAATAAACTTTTTCCAGGCCCAGGCCATCTAAAAATTCCTTGAGGTCTATAACATAACTAGGCAAATTGTAGGCTTGGGGGTTGTCCTGATCCTTTGGGGCTGACTGGCTTTGTCCAAATCCCCGCAGATCGTAGAGGAGGCAGTCAAAATCTGGGGCTAAGGCCGTTGCAGTTGTTTGCCAATAGGCACTAGAGCCACCCCACCCATGCAAAAACACCATGACAGGTTTGGGGTATTCAGAACTGGCAGAGGCATCTTGACAAATCCACTGGTAATAATGG is from Synechococcus sp. PCC 6312 and encodes:
- a CDS encoding alpha/beta fold hydrolase, encoding MSDVVVRGVSHYYQWICQDASASSEYPKPVMVFLHGWGGSSAYWQTTATALAPDFDCLLYDLRGFGQSQSAPKDQDNPQAYNLPSYVIDLKEFLDGLGLEKVYLNAHSTGASIAALFLSQYPDRVYQAILTCSGIFTYEPLPFALFHLIGGYVVQFRPRWLSQIPGVARLFMSRFLDRPIPQAWQQEFLEDFLQANGTAALGLMYSAVSEWAAIQIPQAFAGIQTPTLLISGEFDQIIPAPLGQAAAQLNPRVEQIVIPKTGHFPMLEDAATYLAVVNNFLKVPQPHP
- a CDS encoding glycosyltransferase family 2 protein, translated to MLKISIVTVCYNAEKTIERTIQSVINQKDAKIEYLIIDGASQDKTLDIIQSYQSGIGIVVSEPDRGLYHAMNKGIAKASGDYVYFLNADDYLVNELVIQSVTNFLIKHPDIDVVYGNLQVRYPHREPSLHRPPPPEQILDELICGALPHQATFARRSVLEAMGGFEEQYRIAADYDWFLRLTQQPNVKIGYMPITVASYAIDGQSAQMTKVLPEVYRIQNQFSPYQTPEWQQRRILAYQKQITELRQQESQWSETLAQLTVGGSEEVEIQTLIAKLQAAQATIEAMKTSKFWALRQKWFQAKKFLGLPGDIES